DNA sequence from the Vicia villosa cultivar HV-30 ecotype Madison, WI linkage group LG3, Vvil1.0, whole genome shotgun sequence genome:
tcacaatgttttcttttcaaggatctcaTCCAGAATGCTAttaaggatggacgtttgaagtttgctgacaaagtCAAAGGCCATATGAAGGTTGATGCTGATCCCCTTCATGTTGCAGATACCAACTACACTGAACCTGTGGAGATCAATATGGTGGATATGGTCGAAGTTGGAAACAATGAAGCCAGGAAAGTGGAAAATGTCTTAACTGAAAAGCTGGCTACTGAAATCCTAACTAACAACGTTGCCTTCAACACTGATGTCAAAGGTCTCCCTGTAGAAAATCTGAACCAAAGGCTACTGAAGGCCTTGTAGGAAAGATGAATGAGGCTATTAAGGGCCTTAGAGTGAGACTTGAGAAAGTGAGGATTTCTGATGTTCCTGCTTTAGGGGTTAACATGGTGGACCTGAACCAACCAGCGCCAGAAATGTAGGAACTAGAAAGGTGCCTTATGATGGAGAAGGAGAAAGTGAGTTATGGTTACCCAAAGGCCAATGGAAGTCTTCGAGAATATCTCTAGAGGTGCCACAAGAGGAACTCAAAGAAAATCCTGGTGTGCCCCAGATGCTGCATTGTCCTAAGTTGAAGGGTTGTTGAAAACTATGAGAGAGCCCAACGTGTCAAAACTCAAAGGAATTGGAGACAGGAGAGCCAATTGATGAAAGTCTACCCAAGGCCAGGAGAAAGTCTTTTGGGTTTTCTGGTGCGTTGCTACAAGTATGAAACAGAGGTTCTCATGTGCCCCAGGTGTGGGCAGTGTATGACAAAGAAATGGTCGAAATGTTCGAGAGGATTCCTTTTACTGTTGGATGGGATCACCAAGGAAGTAACCCCAACATGTATGTTGTAACGCCCCAgattgctttcgggatgatcgactgaccccacaaaccaagaACGGTCTTTTTAGCATGCTTTGACCGCACTCTATGCTTTTCGAGAaccttcccagaaggtcacccatcctaatattgctccaagtcaagcacacttaactgtggagttcttatggaatgagctacctaAAAGAAGAtgtatcttgttggtataggtagtacctgcACGGCTTCAAGATCCCTTTCATTCCGATGTGACGACCACCCTTGCCcccttcggcctcaggtgttacatgcggtgcaaccacctaTCGCATTCTTCggtctcgggtgttacatgcccaccagcttccgcatggttcgtcctcgaaccacatcgttctgggagaggtctggctctgataccattttgtAACGCCTCAgattgctttcgggatgatcgaatgaccccacaaaccaacacgggtcttttcagcatgctttgacctcactcacacgctttccgagaaacttcccagaaggtcacccatcccaatattgctcaaagtcaagcacgcttaactgtggagttcttatggaatgagctaccgaaaagaagatgcatcttgttggtataggtaacacctatcaatccttatatgcactccttcaaccatgcagtctcatacctacACGGCTTCAAGATCCCTCTTATTCCGATGTGGCAACCACCATTGCCcccttcggcctcaggtgttacatgcggtgcaaccacccctcgccttcttcggcctcgggtgttacatatgTCTTCGATAAAAGAGGAATGTACAGGAGGCAGGATAGCCCTCCCCCTGAGGTAAAAAGAGTCACCTTCAAACTCCCCAATGATGTGCCTACCGATAGGTGGACTTAAGTTGGTGCAGAAAGAGGAAAATGGAGAAGTTTCGACCAAggaggaaggactgcaatggcgTACAGAAAATAATTCCAAGCGTCGAAAAGGGAGGCCTATAGGTTGGAAAACTACAAAGGGAAAAACCCAATGTCGAGATCTCAGTGGGGGAGACACCAGAGGATTGAGAAAGCTGAAAGAGAACTGAAGTCGAAGGGTGTGGGAGAATCCAGTAAAAAGGGCTTCGAGCGGGAAAGATTTAAATTTGAACTTGCGTCTGTTCACCAGAAGAACATGTGGTATCATCAAAAGATCCTTTTGTTTGAAAAATCGAACATGGCGCTCATCTGTGTAGAGACCGTTAAGGTCGAATCATTATAAATAGGAATCTTAGGTTTTAAGATTTGTGTGTTTTTCATATTGTATACAAAAATCACTTAAATACTCGAAGTACCAGAGCGAGAGAAAAGAGTCTGTTTATCATGTATGTATGAAAACAccattgttttcttttctttaaagTTATTTACAATTTCATCAATTTCAGTCTTTCGCCAATTACCCCTTTCTATATTTTAAAACAGCCTTTTACATTTCTGTCgagtttttattttctgcactttataATTCTTGCAAACCTTTAAGATTCAACCTTTGCATTTTACCCTGTATATTATAGTTGAAGGCTTATTCTTTGTACTTAGACAATACTTAGTTTCCTTTACAAACAAATCTTGTTTCCCTAGATAAGTCAGAATCATGCTCACTCATAAAATGAACTTAGAGAAAACTAAAACTttgagacacatgtcctaggatcaatctagtcgatcatgtAAGTTACCAAATTACAAAGTtcggaggactagcggttgtttgtcagaaattaCTGGTAAACACATATATGATGCAATGCCTGCAAGTTGAAGAAACAAAATGCATAAAACTCCTGTTGGAAAACAAATAAGAACAAATGATATCAATGCAATATAGatgatgaaaaaaaaatcaatacagAAAAGTAGGAGGAAAGCAGATAAAGTTTCTATCCTTTTTCACCTACAATAAAACTGATCATATACGTTGATTGAGGCTTGAAGCTAAACATTTTCCAGTCCTGATTATCTATCTTCTAAAGTGAAACATCAGTTATCAACATACATAAGTTTTATAATGAGACTCAAGATAGGGGAGGGCTCATACCTATGTAAACAATCTTGAAAATCAACAGAACATTTCAGAATTTACATAAAAATCATATGTCATGGTTTTAAAAAGTGTCTATGTAAGAAATCTTAACCCTATTTTAAATATCAGTAggaaaaaaataatcaaatttacaaataaaaacacaaaagCTTATGCATAAGAACATCCCGGACATACCATCATCATCGCGTGAAGAATCTTGCACATTTTTTTAGCAAAATCACTTTACTTCCTAACTAATATGAAATTGTGTGCATGACAATTCTGAGACAACTGCCCAACTCAGTCGATTACGCACTTCAATTTGCAGGTCAATTTTTTGGACTCATGCCCCAGCTTCCCACTTCAGAATCAGAGATACCAATTTCGTTTTCAGGAAAAGTAGCGTTACCAGGAAAAGTAGTTTCCTGTTATAAagacaacaaaaacaaacaaatattgaCACAAACACAATCCAATCAAAATAGGAAGAAGATTAAGAAAAACATTCACAAACAAAATTAAAGCATGACCACTAAGCTCCTTTCACAAAGAAGTCCTAtcataacaaaacaaataaaatatggaACTTACTAATATCATTGTCAAGTGAATTTTTAGTCGTAAAAAATGTAGATTTTATCTCATAAAACGCGATTCAAATTCATACAATCAGCTTATAAGAAAATCGGTCGATGTTGAACTGATAGATATGGCAAATAAGAAACTCCACGAACGAATACAAACACAAACACGAGAAATCATAAACGTGAACACAAATAACCAACCatcaaaatagaaaaaagagacgAGAGGGAATATGTTTCACCTAGATGCACCCGAGGGAGAAGAATGAGACGAGGGGGAAGAGCTATTTAGTCTGAAAGGGGCACATAGCAACCTTTCCGACGTCGTCACACATCAAGATGACCGGTGGTGCAAAAAAAAATACCTCCGACGACTCAAAACAACACCTCCGACAAGAGTAAGCTAGTGAATCCGTTAACGATTCGTGATTACGTTTTGGACGACTTTTTTTCACCACATCACAGAGAGAAACAAAGCTGGTAAGAGAGAAGAGGGGAAAAGTTTTGAAAGTGGAGAGCTTAGGAAATTTCTTTTGTTAGGattgggagaagatgaagatggatgaGTTGATAAACAGGGAAAAAGATAGAGAgaaaattttagggtttatttttatGTGTTTTCAATTTTCACAAAACAGATCTGAAAAGAGGAGAATAGAAAAAagtgaaatttgaaatttgacatTTGAAAGTGTGTCAGTAATAGTGTGACACTTGACAAAAGTCTTAATTTTCATTGGATAATGGAAAAGTGGTAGTATGACTTAGTTAGTTACTAAATTGTCATTTTTTGTGTAAATAATTTTTTAGCAAAGGACATTTTTGTCAGATTGGTCAATCTAATAGTATTGGTCAAATCTAACAGATTAAACTCCTCGTAAGGGGGTGGttaaaatcaaagacaaatgagGTTTAGTTATGACATGAGTCAGTGGTGGTCTAATCCAAATATCTAAAGAGTTGTCTTTGCATACTTAAatcattatttttcttaattatctaAGATTGAATACACAATGAAAAGACAAAATCATACAGTTGGAAACATAGTCAATGTTAAAAAGTAGTATGTATCTATCTTTtatgttaataaataaataatatgaagAAAATATGAACTTCAACTATAGATTAAAAAACACATGTAGCAGCTAATACAAACAATTTTGAGTCAATTATGAGTTCTGTACAATTTAACAAGATAATACTTATACTATAAATGAGAAAAATTTGAAGTTACAAAACAGCTTCATGGGGGTGAAGTAAACACCCAACAACAATGAAATATAATATGCTCAAACTATGCCTACGTATAACATATTTCCAACAAAGTATCTCACTAGTATAGTAACAAGAATACCCGCAAAAATGGAATACCAGATGAAGGCAACTTCACTTCATACTTAACTCGATCAACCTTCTTGACCAAGTGTTTCATTTGCAGGAACAAAAACATATGCATCATGTTCCAAATCTTCAACTGTTTCAATCTGCTTTTGCTGCAACAACTGTTCTGAATTATGCTCTTGGAACACCTCGGACTGCAATGAGGGAGCTATATTCTTCGTATGTAGCCATGTCAGTTCCCATAAACTATTGTCCCCTGAACCACTTCTATCCACTAGTATGCCTTCTGATTTCATAACAGCCAGCGCGTTCTTCAGAAGCTCGGGAACAAGCAGTTGAAGCTTCTCGCTTTTCCTTCCTCCTATTTTCACCTTCGCGTATTTTTCTGCATGGCTTAGAACATCCACCCATAGTTTGCAGAAAGCTTCAAGTTGCGATAGTTCTTGGAGTAATCGGAGGAAAACATTGAATAAGAGCTTCAAGGCAAGAATAAGAGTTTCTTCAAGGTCAGTGTAGTCCTTTTGTGAACGTGTCTGAGAAATATCAAGCAGGTCGTCCAGCAAAGGGAATATCACTTGGTCGAAACATTGTAACCATAAATCACATGGGAGATGGGTTTCGACAGCTTCTGTCATACACTTCTGCAAAGATAACAGCGCGTGATTTCTAACCTCCTCTCTTTGGTCCAAACATACTTTCCTTAGTCCTTGTATTAACCTCAACCACATTTCCCCAATATCCTGCAACATCTTTTCCATTTCCTCTTCTTTTGCCGCTTGCTTTGCATCGCTAGTCCACTTTTGTAAACAACGGAAAGAACCTGACATGAGATCCAGTGAAACGATGGACCGATCCACCAGTCCTACACGAGACTCGGCAAACTGCCTCGCAGCATCTATACAGAGAATATAGTTAGCAGGGAGCAAGCGAGTTCCATCAGACATAATATATGACAGCGTATCAAATCCAATCTCGGATGCCTCCAGGTGTCTAGCAGTGACAGAAAGCAGTGACGTAATTGTCCGCCATCCTAAATGAGATCTAATGCGAGACGCATTTGCCTTAACGAGGCGGCTGACTTCCCGTGTAATCTGCTCATAGTATGCATCTGCAACCAGTGCATCAAGCTTCAAGATTAATTGCAGTGACTTCAAAAGTTCATCAGCCATGTTCTCTTTATAGGGAAGTAAGCGATGGCAAATCCTTAGAAGTCCGAAAACAGCCTTTTCTACCAGTGCACATGGCATCACGGAGGATTTAACTATATTAGATATGTGGTCATAAACACCTTTCCATATAAGCCCAATCCTATCCCTGTTATTCAGAGTGATTGCTACCAGTAATTCCAGGCAGAAAACCGAAGTGTCTTCATTCTGAGATCTTTTGTTCCCCTTCTGAGATTGAGCTCCAGCCTTGATGAGTGATCTTACGAGCTGCAATAAGGATTCAGCCTGCAGGAATTTACTTTCAGTGAATATGCTGTCAATGTGacatttttgaattgtttgtacAGCTTGCTGATGAGCGGCCAGTTGTTCTTCGGTTGGTATTGCTCTTGGCTCGTCAGTGGCAAGAGATAATAGTTGACTAAACCTGCTCAATAACCCTGAGGATTTCTTTGGAGTGCTAATAGATCGAAGACGGCTTGATGATAAAGAATGCAAATTAAGTTTCCCATGTCCAGTTTTTGTAGAAAGCTCTGACTCGTCAGCTGCATCACTGGCCAATTGAGTAGGTAGAAGACCTAACTTGTGCAATCTTAAGATgcaatcaagaatattcctccaaCCGGTGCGGATGTAATCACCATACTTAGTTGCAATAGTGAAAACTGTCTCAGTTACCATTCGTGCTTTTGTGTCGTCTCCGAAGGCCAGGACAGATTCCTCAACCGATAATGGATCCAAAATGGTGAAGAACTTACAGAGGCACACAATCAGATCATCAAGAACATTCTCAAGATGATAGTAAGCCGATATCTTTGCAATAGCTAAGAATCCATCCATACATGTTTGGTATACCTCTTCATTTTCAGCATTATCAAATACCACAGAAACGGCAGCGATTGTTGGGCCTGACAATATAACAAACATATCATAATCTAGGTATGCTTGGGAATCAGATACGATGTATGGAGCAGTTGTTTTTGACTTGTGTATTAGAGAAATCCACCGACTTGGGCTCATTCCAGGAGATCCAAAGCCTGATTCAGGTGTTGTGCggatttcatttttacaaattgACTGGTAAATCTCTGACAGGAATTCTCGAGGTAGATCTTTGCCTCCATTTATGAGCCTATTATTCCTGATAAAATCTGCTTCCGTCATCTTCTTTTTGACCTGCACATTATGCTGATCTGTATTAAGCATTATAATGGAGTATGACAACACAAGTGCAGCATCCTTGTTAGCCAGGATATCTGGTGACTGTTCATAATATCTCTCAGAAAAAGCTTCAAGCACCCTATGTATCTTCTGTGATTCTCCAGGAAGCCTAAAAGTCTCCAAAAATATTCGCAGGGCTGTGTCTAAGGTCAGATCTTGAAAATCAAATGTTCTAGCAAATTCAGGAAGAACCTGAACACATAATTCATCATGATTTCCTAAGAAATCACCAATGACATTTTTATCCAACCCAGCGGTGAATCTTAGAAAGCAGGCAACACTTTGGGGATCAAGTTTGTCAGGCAAAAGATGCGTTCCTTGGAGAAA
Encoded proteins:
- the LOC131661893 gene encoding ARF guanine-nucleotide exchange factor GNOM-like, which translates into the protein MGHLKMQMPAGLNGIEDQSEQCGAGYPNKTTIACMINAEIGSVLAVMRRNVRWGVHYMSDDDQSEHFLVQSLKTLRRQIFSWQKQWHSINPALYLQPFLDVIQSDETGAPITGVALSSVYKILTLDVIDQNTVNVVDTMDLVVDAVTSCRFEVTDPGSEEVVLMKILQVLLACVKSKASVILSNQHICTIVNTCFRIVHQAGTKGELLQRIARYTMHELVRCIFSHLQEIDIAENLSINGTTTSEQETCELNNEHVLESRQFENGSLTSSYDGQPSTTSLASSTAYIGTETVTAENTATASSDKESDLQELQLMTEPYGIPCMVEIFHFLCSLLNVVEHMGMNPRSNTLTFDEDVPLFALTLINSAIELGGPSFRHHPRLLSLIQDEVFHILMQFGLSMSPLVLSLVCSIVLNLYHHLRTELKLQLEAFFSCIILRLAQSKYGVSYQQQEVLMEALVDLCRQKTFMLEMFINFDCDITCSNVFEDIANLLSKSAFPVNNPLSSMHILALDGLIAVMQGMADRIGNGFLSSEHSPVNFEEYIPFWLEQCENFGDPNDWVPFVRRRKYFKRRLMIGADHFNRDAKKGLEFLQGTHLLPDKLDPQSVACFLRFTAGLDKNVIGDFLGNHDELCVQVLPEFARTFDFQDLTLDTALRIFLETFRLPGESQKIHRVLEAFSERYYEQSPDILANKDAALVLSYSIIMLNTDQHNVQVKKKMTEADFIRNNRLINGGKDLPREFLSEIYQSICKNEIRTTPESGFGSPGMSPSRWISLIHKSKTTAPYIVSDSQAYLDYDMFVILSGPTIAAVSVVFDNAENEEVYQTCMDGFLAIAKISAYYHLENVLDDLIVCLCKFFTILDPLSVEESVLAFGDDTKARMVTETVFTIATKYGDYIRTGWRNILDCILRLHKLGLLPTQLASDAADESELSTKTGHGKLNLHSLSSSRLRSISTPKKSSGLLSRFSQLLSLATDEPRAIPTEEQLAAHQQAVQTIQKCHIDSIFTESKFLQAESLLQLVRSLIKAGAQSQKGNKRSQNEDTSVFCLELLVAITLNNRDRIGLIWKGVYDHISNIVKSSVMPCALVEKAVFGLLRICHRLLPYKENMADELLKSLQLILKLDALVADAYYEQITREVSRLVKANASRIRSHLGWRTITSLLSVTARHLEASEIGFDTLSYIMSDGTRLLPANYILCIDAARQFAESRVGLVDRSIVSLDLMSGSFRCLQKWTSDAKQAAKEEEMEKMLQDIGEMWLRLIQGLRKVCLDQREEVRNHALLSLQKCMTEAVETHLPCDLWLQCFDQVIFPLLDDLLDISQTRSQKDYTDLEETLILALKLLFNVFLRLLQELSQLEAFCKLWVDVLSHAEKYAKVKIGGRKSEKLQLLVPELLKNALAVMKSEGILVDRSGSGDNSLWELTWLHTKNIAPSLQSEVFQEHNSEQLLQQKQIETVEDLEHDAYVFVPANETLGQEG